From the Lysobacter sp. FW306-1B-D06B genome, one window contains:
- a CDS encoding uroporphyrinogen-III synthase, translated as MPGHATPGWYVISLRARGEHGPVRNAAARAGAGLIPISPWRLHLREDAATRERLLAALAAPRVIFTSPVAVRAARRLQALQERPGQRWFAVGSGTAAALRRAGVARVDAPARMDSEGLLALPGLADLRDAQVGFVTAPGGRGVLVPALEARGARVLRADVYAREAVAPSPRSLARLAALDAPARLLLSSGEALQLVIDALPEDLRQRLRRAQVIAASERLADFARTHGFTDIVLAASARPADLIATAKNAPAPAA; from the coding sequence ATGCCCGGCCACGCGACGCCCGGATGGTACGTGATCTCGCTGCGCGCGCGCGGCGAGCACGGTCCTGTCCGCAATGCGGCCGCTCGCGCCGGTGCCGGCCTCATCCCGATTTCGCCCTGGCGCCTGCATCTGCGCGAAGACGCGGCCACGCGCGAGCGCCTGCTGGCCGCACTCGCCGCACCGCGTGTGATCTTCACCAGCCCGGTCGCCGTGCGCGCCGCGCGGCGCCTGCAGGCGCTGCAGGAACGGCCGGGCCAGCGCTGGTTCGCGGTGGGCAGCGGCACCGCCGCGGCGCTGCGGCGTGCCGGTGTCGCCCGGGTGGACGCGCCCGCGCGCATGGACAGCGAAGGACTGCTGGCGCTGCCCGGGCTGGCGGACCTGCGCGATGCGCAGGTGGGATTCGTGACCGCGCCGGGTGGACGCGGCGTGCTCGTGCCGGCGCTGGAAGCGCGCGGCGCGCGCGTGCTGCGGGCCGACGTGTATGCGCGCGAAGCGGTCGCGCCATCGCCGCGCTCGCTCGCGCGGCTGGCGGCACTGGACGCGCCTGCGCGGCTGCTGCTGTCGAGCGGCGAGGCCTTGCAGCTCGTCATCGACGCGTTGCCCGAAGACCTGCGCCAGCGCCTGCGCCGCGCACAGGTGATCGCCGCCAGCGAGCGCTTGGCCGACTTTGCCCGCACGCACGGCTTCACCGACATCGTGCTCGCCGCCAGCGCCCGCCCGGCCGACCTGATCGCCACCGCGAAAAACGCCCCCGCGCCGGCCGCGTGA
- the bioC gene encoding malonyl-ACP O-methyltransferase BioC, protein MTDMFDHRQVRRAFSRAAHHYDDASALQREVASRLMEQLDYLDDPALNRAPPQLVVDVGCGPGHSVAAMQKRWPKAHVIGLDLAAPMLREARTHAGGWLPAFLPGVARRPDWLCADARALPLRDASVDILFSNLCLQWVEDLPAVFAGFRRVLKPDGLLLVSTFGPDTLHELRDAFAHADNAPHVSPFASIAQFGDALIAAGFKNPVLDRDEFVLGHEDLGSLMRELRTLGATNAMTSRRRSLTGRARFARAAEGYEPWRRDGRLPATWEVIYAHAWGPQPGTPIRVGGVDEVRVPAHGIPVRKRS, encoded by the coding sequence ATGACCGACATGTTCGACCACCGCCAGGTCCGCCGCGCTTTCTCGCGCGCCGCGCACCACTACGACGATGCATCGGCGCTGCAACGCGAAGTCGCCTCGCGCCTGATGGAACAGCTGGACTACCTCGACGATCCCGCGCTGAACCGCGCGCCGCCGCAGCTGGTCGTCGATGTCGGCTGCGGCCCGGGGCACTCGGTCGCCGCCATGCAGAAGCGCTGGCCGAAGGCGCACGTGATCGGACTGGACCTCGCCGCGCCGATGCTGCGCGAGGCACGCACGCACGCAGGCGGCTGGCTGCCGGCCTTCCTGCCGGGCGTCGCGCGTCGCCCTGACTGGCTGTGCGCCGATGCACGCGCGCTGCCGCTGCGCGATGCCAGCGTCGACATCCTCTTCTCCAACCTGTGTCTGCAGTGGGTCGAGGACCTGCCGGCCGTGTTCGCCGGCTTCCGCCGCGTGCTCAAGCCCGATGGCCTGCTGCTGGTGTCCACCTTCGGCCCGGACACGCTGCACGAATTGCGCGACGCCTTCGCCCACGCCGACAACGCGCCGCACGTCAGTCCGTTCGCCTCCATCGCGCAGTTCGGCGATGCGCTGATCGCGGCGGGCTTCAAGAATCCGGTGCTGGATCGCGACGAGTTCGTGCTCGGCCACGAGGACCTGGGCAGCCTGATGCGCGAGTTGCGCACGCTCGGCGCGACCAACGCGATGACCTCGCGCCGGCGCAGCCTCACCGGGCGCGCGCGTTTCGCGCGCGCGGCGGAGGGGTACGAGCCCTGGCGTCGCGATGGCCGCCTGCCGGCGACGTGGGAAGTGATCTACGCCCATGCCTGGGGCCCGCAGCCGGGCACGCCGATCCGGGTCGGGGGCGTGGACGAAGTGCGCGTTCCGGCGCACGGCATCCCGGTGCGGAAGCGCTCGTGA
- a CDS encoding HAD-IB family phosphatase has protein sequence MHDAMNLALFDFDGTLTDRELFPDFMRFAVTPRRLAIGRVLLAPLVIGYKLGLVNGRITRACIVAYAFRGRSQHELSDAGERFAREIIPAALRPEAMTRLQWHREQGDTVVVVSGAFDLYLSHWCAQHGVELTHHAREH, from the coding sequence ATGCACGACGCGATGAACCTCGCCCTGTTCGACTTCGACGGCACGCTTACCGACCGCGAACTGTTCCCCGACTTCATGCGTTTCGCGGTGACGCCGCGGCGGCTGGCGATCGGACGTGTGCTGCTGGCGCCGCTGGTGATCGGCTACAAGCTGGGCCTGGTGAACGGCCGCATCACGCGCGCGTGCATCGTCGCCTACGCATTTCGCGGACGGTCGCAACACGAACTAAGCGACGCCGGCGAACGGTTCGCGCGCGAGATCATCCCCGCCGCGTTGCGGCCAGAGGCGATGACGCGCCTGCAATGGCATCGCGAACAGGGCGACACCGTCGTCGTGGTGTCGGGCGCTTTCGATCTGTACCTGTCGCACTGGTGCGCGCAGCACGGCGTGGAGCTAACGCACCACGCGCGCGAACACTAA
- a CDS encoding ACT domain-containing protein — translation MSGERDLARLLASLTATAREGEYAFVARPAPDPALAALAHGMVREDEGITYVLPCEVADTRGLPYDFRAAWLTLGVHSALDAVGLTAAFATALARHGIPCNVLAGFHHDHLLVAADRRDDALAVLAGLARDGGGA, via the coding sequence ATGAGCGGGGAGCGCGACCTCGCGCGCCTGCTCGCCTCGCTGACCGCGACGGCGCGTGAGGGCGAATACGCCTTCGTCGCGCGCCCGGCACCCGACCCCGCACTGGCCGCGCTCGCGCACGGCATGGTGCGCGAGGACGAAGGCATCACCTACGTGCTGCCCTGCGAGGTCGCCGACACGCGCGGGCTGCCGTACGATTTCCGCGCCGCCTGGCTCACCCTGGGCGTGCATTCGGCGCTGGATGCGGTCGGTCTGACCGCCGCCTTCGCCACCGCGCTGGCGCGGCACGGCATTCCCTGCAATGTGCTCGCCGGCTTCCACCACGATCACCTGCTGGTCGCGGCCGATCGCCGCGACGACGCACTGGCGGTGCTGGCCGGCCTTGCCCGGGACGGCGGCGGCGCCTGA
- the bioF gene encoding 8-amino-7-oxononanoate synthase: MSRPGWRERIQTARSEREAASRVRVRRTVSLRDGARCLVDGRSLLNFCGNDYLGLSQHFAVVGALQDAASREGAGGVGSHLVCGHHQIHDALEREIAEWLGTPRALLFGSGYLANLAVVQALLGDDDVCVQDRLNHASLIDAARLAGCRLRRYPHGDAEGAIRQLRSMPEGLAMLATDGVFSMDGDIAPLRELALVARVQKALLYVDDAHGIGVVGPDGRGSVAANKLGVADVPLQLATLGKALGGYGAVVAGDADLIGHLTETARSYIYTTALPPAQAAASLAAVKLARSEHWRRGKLDELVGRFRERAQRAGLELMDSQTPIQPVICGDDATALTLAASLEQAGYWVAAIRPPTVPEGRARLRVTLSALHGVADVDGLVETLAKARDRIRLGLTDPAPRQVALGR; the protein is encoded by the coding sequence ATGAGCCGGCCCGGCTGGCGTGAGCGCATCCAGACCGCGCGAAGCGAACGCGAGGCCGCCTCGCGCGTGCGCGTTCGCCGCACCGTATCGCTGCGCGACGGCGCGCGTTGCCTGGTCGACGGCCGTTCCCTGCTGAATTTCTGCGGCAACGATTACCTCGGCCTGTCGCAGCATTTCGCCGTGGTCGGCGCGTTGCAGGACGCGGCCTCGCGCGAAGGCGCCGGCGGCGTCGGCTCGCACCTGGTCTGCGGCCATCATCAGATCCACGACGCTCTGGAGCGCGAGATCGCCGAATGGCTCGGCACGCCGCGCGCGCTGCTGTTCGGCAGCGGCTACCTGGCGAACCTGGCCGTGGTGCAGGCCTTGCTGGGCGACGACGACGTCTGCGTCCAGGACCGCCTCAACCACGCCAGCCTGATCGACGCCGCGCGCCTGGCCGGCTGCCGCCTGCGCCGCTATCCGCATGGCGATGCCGAAGGCGCCATCCGCCAGTTGCGCAGCATGCCCGAGGGCCTGGCGATGCTGGCCACCGACGGCGTGTTCAGCATGGACGGCGACATCGCCCCGCTGCGCGAACTGGCCCTGGTGGCGCGCGTGCAGAAGGCGCTGCTGTACGTGGACGACGCGCACGGCATCGGCGTGGTCGGTCCGGACGGTCGCGGCAGCGTGGCGGCCAACAAGCTCGGCGTGGCCGACGTGCCGCTGCAACTGGCGACGCTGGGCAAGGCGCTGGGCGGTTACGGCGCGGTCGTGGCCGGCGATGCCGACCTCATCGGCCATCTCACCGAAACCGCGCGCAGCTACATCTACACCACCGCGCTGCCGCCGGCGCAGGCCGCCGCCTCGCTGGCGGCGGTGAAGCTGGCGCGCTCGGAACACTGGCGCCGCGGCAAGCTGGACGAACTCGTCGGCCGGTTCCGCGAACGCGCCCAGCGCGCCGGCCTGGAGCTGATGGATTCGCAGACGCCGATCCAGCCGGTGATCTGCGGCGACGATGCCACCGCGCTCACGCTGGCCGCCTCGCTCGAACAGGCCGGCTACTGGGTCGCCGCGATCCGCCCGCCGACCGTGCCCGAAGGCCGCGCGCGCCTGCGCGTCACGCTTTCGGCGCTGCACGGCGTGGCCGATGTCGACGGCCTGGTCGAGACGCTGGCGAAGGCGCGCGATCGCATCCGCCTGGGGCTGACCGACCCGGCCCCGCGCCAGGTCGCGCTGGGGCGATGA
- a CDS encoding YiiD C-terminal domain-containing protein, translated as MNSNTRAYAAETDYDHSQALLRLHRHYQSMPPVAAMNVTVAAYDGRCLRLHAPLSTHVNDKGCAFGGSLASMMTLASWGLVALHIEEAELEADVFVADSQIRYVAPLFADLEVEAELAPDAAWPSFVATLRERGRARIGLVARALLPEGGVATEFTARYVAIAKSRTANRPSG; from the coding sequence ATGAATTCCAATACGCGCGCGTACGCTGCCGAAACCGACTACGACCATTCGCAAGCGCTGCTGCGCCTGCACCGGCATTACCAGTCGATGCCGCCGGTCGCGGCGATGAACGTGACCGTCGCCGCCTACGACGGCCGCTGCCTGCGCCTGCACGCGCCGCTGTCCACGCACGTGAACGACAAAGGCTGCGCGTTCGGCGGCAGCCTGGCCTCGATGATGACGCTGGCCTCGTGGGGGCTGGTCGCGCTGCACATCGAAGAAGCCGAGCTGGAAGCCGACGTCTTCGTCGCCGACAGCCAGATCCGCTACGTGGCCCCGCTCTTCGCCGACCTGGAGGTGGAGGCCGAACTCGCCCCCGACGCCGCCTGGCCGAGTTTCGTCGCCACCCTGCGCGAGCGCGGCCGTGCGCGCATCGGCCTGGTCGCCCGCGCATTGCTGCCCGAGGGCGGCGTCGCCACCGAATTCACCGCGCGCTATGTCGCCATCGCCAAGTCACGGACGGCGAACCGGCCCAGCGGCTAG
- a CDS encoding acetyl-CoA C-acetyltransferase — MRGVPMRPARPVAVLGGVRIPFCRQNTAYSDVGNLGMSVRTLGALVEKFGLHGQQLGEVAMGAVIKHSSDWNLGREATLSSGLSPLTPGITLQRACGTSLDSIVHIGNKIAAGQIDVGVGGGSDTTSDVPIVYGQKLRRRLLEAARAKTPRDKLAAFKGFHFRELKPEFPGVAEPRTGKSMGEHCEDMAKQWNISRDSQDEWALSSHLKLAAAYERGFFNDLVVSFRGVARDNILRADSTLEKLASLKPAFDKTSGRGTLTAGNSTPLTDGASACLLASDEWARSHGIEPLCYLRDAHVAAVDFVHGEGLLMAPTIAVPEMLKRNGLTLQDFDFYEIHEAFAAQVLCTLRAWESEEYCRNRLGLDAPMGRIDVSKINPNGSSLAAGHPFAATGARIVATAAKELKQRGGGRCLVSICTAGGMGVVAILER, encoded by the coding sequence CTGCGAGGTGTGCCGATGCGTCCTGCCCGTCCCGTTGCCGTGCTCGGTGGCGTCCGAATCCCGTTCTGCCGCCAGAACACGGCCTACTCGGACGTCGGCAACCTGGGCATGTCGGTGCGCACGCTCGGCGCGCTGGTCGAAAAGTTCGGCCTGCACGGCCAGCAGCTGGGCGAGGTCGCGATGGGTGCGGTCATCAAGCACTCCAGCGACTGGAACCTCGGCCGCGAGGCCACGCTGTCCTCGGGCCTGTCGCCGCTGACGCCGGGCATCACCCTGCAGCGCGCGTGCGGCACCTCGCTGGATTCGATCGTCCACATCGGCAACAAGATCGCCGCCGGGCAGATCGACGTCGGCGTGGGCGGCGGTTCGGACACCACTTCCGACGTGCCGATCGTTTACGGCCAGAAGCTGCGCCGCCGCCTGCTGGAAGCCGCGCGCGCGAAGACGCCGCGCGACAAACTGGCCGCGTTCAAGGGTTTCCATTTCCGCGAGCTCAAGCCCGAGTTCCCGGGCGTGGCCGAGCCGCGCACCGGCAAGTCGATGGGCGAGCACTGCGAGGACATGGCCAAGCAGTGGAACATCTCGCGCGATTCGCAGGACGAGTGGGCGCTGTCTTCGCACCTCAAGCTCGCCGCCGCCTACGAGCGCGGGTTCTTCAACGATCTGGTCGTCAGCTTCCGCGGCGTGGCGCGCGACAACATCCTGCGCGCCGACAGCACGCTGGAGAAGCTGGCTTCGCTCAAGCCCGCGTTCGACAAGACCTCCGGCCGCGGCACGCTCACGGCCGGCAACTCCACGCCGCTCACCGACGGCGCATCGGCGTGCCTGCTGGCCTCCGACGAATGGGCGCGTTCGCACGGCATCGAACCGCTGTGCTACCTGCGCGACGCGCACGTGGCGGCGGTGGATTTCGTGCACGGCGAAGGCCTGCTGATGGCGCCGACCATCGCCGTGCCGGAGATGCTCAAGCGCAACGGGCTGACGCTGCAGGACTTCGACTTCTACGAGATCCACGAGGCCTTCGCCGCGCAGGTGCTGTGCACGCTGCGCGCGTGGGAGAGCGAGGAATACTGCCGCAACCGCTTGGGCCTGGATGCCCCAATGGGCCGCATCGATGTGTCGAAGATCAACCCGAATGGCTCCTCGCTGGCGGCGGGCCATCCGTTCGCCGCGACCGGCGCGCGCATCGTCGCCACCGCCGCGAAGGAACTGAAGCAGCGCGGCGGCGGCCGCTGCCTGGTGTCGATCTGCACCGCCGGCGGCATGGGCGTGGTCGCGATCCTGGAGCGCTGA
- a CDS encoding multidrug resistance efflux transporter family protein, with amino-acid sequence MNARRTALAAVAIALASAFFFTCTYVLNRAAAVEGGHWAWTACLRYLITLPLLLPVMPWQGGVAPVWRAIRAHPGPWLLWSGVGFVLFYLCLSYAAASGPSWLIAGTFQLTVIAGMLCAPFLYRDERARIPLPALATGALVVAGVLLLQFGHGGGSLDRAGWIALVLVAVSAFAYPLGNRGLLLHLERSGVELNATQRVFGMTLASQPMWWAVAAATLVHVGPPPLGQVTFAAGVALGAGVVATVLFFQATGMVRNNPTALAAAEAMQAAEILFATLIGVLWLGEAWPQGRALGGAVLVVLGIVVFSIVAARASAGDRRATEELSGDRGA; translated from the coding sequence GTGAACGCACGACGCACCGCGCTGGCGGCGGTCGCCATCGCACTGGCTTCGGCGTTCTTCTTCACCTGCACCTACGTGCTCAATCGCGCGGCGGCGGTGGAAGGCGGCCACTGGGCGTGGACCGCGTGCCTGCGTTACCTGATCACGCTGCCCTTGCTGCTGCCGGTGATGCCCTGGCAGGGCGGCGTGGCGCCGGTGTGGCGCGCGATACGCGCCCATCCCGGGCCGTGGCTGTTGTGGAGCGGCGTCGGCTTCGTCCTGTTCTACCTGTGCCTGAGCTACGCCGCCGCCAGCGGCCCGTCGTGGCTGATCGCCGGCACGTTCCAGCTCACGGTGATCGCGGGGATGTTGTGCGCGCCGTTCCTCTACCGCGACGAGCGCGCGCGCATCCCGCTGCCGGCGCTGGCGACCGGCGCGCTGGTGGTCGCGGGCGTGTTGTTGTTGCAGTTCGGCCACGGCGGCGGTTCGCTCGACCGCGCGGGCTGGATCGCGCTGGTGCTGGTGGCGGTGTCGGCGTTCGCCTACCCGCTCGGCAATCGAGGCTTGCTGCTGCACCTGGAGCGCAGCGGCGTGGAACTCAACGCGACGCAGCGCGTGTTCGGCATGACGCTGGCGAGCCAGCCGATGTGGTGGGCCGTCGCCGCCGCGACGCTGGTCCACGTCGGGCCGCCGCCGCTGGGGCAGGTGACGTTCGCCGCCGGCGTGGCGCTGGGCGCGGGAGTGGTCGCGACGGTGCTGTTCTTCCAGGCCACCGGCATGGTGCGCAACAACCCGACCGCGCTCGCGGCAGCCGAAGCGATGCAGGCGGCGGAAATCCTGTTCGCCACCCTGATCGGCGTGCTGTGGCTGGGCGAGGCATGGCCGCAGGGCCGCGCGCTCGGCGGCGCGGTGCTGGTGGTGCTGGGCATCGTGGTCTTCAGCATCGTCGCCGCCCGCGCCAGCGCGGGCGATCGGCGTGCGACGGAAGAACTGTCGGGAGATCGCGGGGCGTAG
- the secB gene encoding protein-export chaperone SecB translates to MSEENVNGNAASAENNGPAFTVEKIYVKDVSFEVPGAPAIFNEQAQPQLSMNLNQSVQRLNENAFEVVLGITLTCTANEKTLYVAEVKQAGVFGLAGFDAQTLDAMLGTHCPNVLYPYTRQLISDLIQSGGFPPFFLQPINFDALYAEGLRQRASQQQSGLADAETAGNA, encoded by the coding sequence ATGTCCGAAGAAAACGTCAACGGCAATGCCGCGTCCGCCGAGAACAACGGCCCGGCGTTCACCGTCGAGAAGATCTACGTCAAGGACGTCTCCTTCGAAGTTCCGGGCGCCCCGGCGATCTTCAACGAGCAGGCCCAGCCGCAGCTCTCGATGAACCTCAACCAGAGCGTGCAGCGCCTCAACGAGAACGCCTTCGAAGTGGTCCTGGGCATCACCCTGACCTGCACCGCCAACGAGAAGACCCTGTACGTGGCCGAAGTGAAGCAGGCCGGCGTGTTCGGCCTGGCCGGCTTCGACGCGCAGACCCTGGACGCGATGCTCGGCACGCACTGCCCGAACGTCCTGTACCCGTACACCCGCCAGCTGATCAGCGACCTGATCCAGTCCGGCGGCTTCCCGCCGTTCTTCCTGCAGCCGATCAACTTCGACGCGCTGTACGCCGAAGGCCTGCGCCAGCGCGCATCGCAGCAGCAGTCGGGTCTGGCCGACGCCGAGACCGCCGGCAACGCCTGA
- a CDS encoding rhodanese-like domain-containing protein, with amino-acid sequence MNFQELLAFAERHPYLSFALVGLTLAILYTEVARLFRGYKALRPAELTGLMNRENALVIDLSASNDFEKGHIAGSKSVQPSQFDPENKLLANAKELPVVVVCRTGQGSADAAKRLKKAGFKQVYWLDGGIGAWQQADLPLVKGRA; translated from the coding sequence GTGAATTTCCAAGAACTTCTGGCCTTCGCCGAACGCCACCCCTACCTGTCGTTCGCGCTGGTCGGCCTGACGCTGGCGATCCTCTACACCGAAGTGGCCCGCCTGTTCCGCGGCTACAAGGCGCTGCGCCCGGCCGAGCTGACGGGCCTGATGAACCGCGAGAACGCGCTGGTTATCGACCTGTCGGCCAGCAACGACTTCGAGAAGGGCCACATCGCCGGCAGCAAGTCGGTGCAGCCCAGCCAGTTCGACCCGGAGAACAAGCTGCTCGCCAATGCGAAGGAGCTTCCGGTGGTCGTGGTGTGCCGCACCGGCCAGGGTTCGGCCGACGCCGCCAAGCGCCTGAAGAAGGCCGGCTTCAAGCAGGTCTACTGGCTCGACGGCGGCATCGGCGCCTGGCAGCAGGCCGACCTGCCGCTGGTGAAAGGCCGCGCCTGA
- a CDS encoding heme biosynthesis HemY N-terminal domain-containing protein, giving the protein MNLFRNVLFWIVLALVGALIAQLLVQDPGYVLVRYGGNDYTTNVPKAIALLLLALAVLWVLWKLASLPFVAMRRHRRRQSRARLIDGFDAVHRGEWSRAEKLLEQAAQERDALAVGRIGAARAAWARGDEAAARAHLTAIGTDHPASRAIADAEFALTQNRAADALSILDAPSATPLPPRGLVLRGEALAALGRSGEAYGTLGALRQQQALSNERLSTLEAQWAAASLREAADANVLADRWEALPKPLRSDPAAVAAYAERAAALRWDEAAAKSVEQALDARWDESLAALYGRLPVGRLDARRAVAERWLQAHPASPALLLTLARLARAQGQWPQAEQYLHRALAQGANSEAWEELGSGFAQAGEEKLARLCYANALAAARGEATQPLPGRDLRQTIFDEAVVEERDEHGVPRLRG; this is encoded by the coding sequence ATGAACCTGTTCCGCAACGTGCTGTTCTGGATCGTGCTGGCGCTGGTGGGTGCGCTGATCGCGCAGCTGCTGGTGCAGGATCCCGGCTACGTGCTCGTTCGCTACGGCGGAAACGACTACACCACCAACGTGCCCAAGGCGATCGCGCTGCTGCTGCTGGCGCTGGCCGTGCTGTGGGTGCTGTGGAAGCTGGCGAGCCTGCCGTTCGTGGCGATGCGCCGGCACCGCCGGCGTCAGTCGCGCGCGCGCCTCATCGACGGCTTCGACGCCGTGCATCGCGGCGAATGGAGCCGTGCGGAAAAGCTGCTCGAGCAGGCGGCACAGGAGCGCGACGCGTTGGCCGTTGGCCGCATCGGCGCGGCGCGTGCGGCGTGGGCGCGCGGCGATGAAGCCGCGGCGCGCGCGCATCTGACAGCGATCGGCACGGACCATCCGGCCTCGCGCGCGATTGCCGATGCCGAATTCGCCCTGACGCAGAACCGCGCCGCCGACGCGCTGTCGATCCTGGATGCGCCTTCGGCCACGCCGCTACCGCCGCGCGGCCTGGTGTTGCGCGGCGAAGCGCTCGCCGCGCTGGGACGCAGCGGCGAGGCCTACGGCACGCTCGGCGCATTGCGCCAGCAGCAGGCGTTGTCGAACGAACGCCTCTCCACGCTGGAAGCGCAGTGGGCCGCCGCATCGCTGCGCGAAGCCGCCGATGCGAACGTGCTGGCCGATCGCTGGGAAGCGCTGCCCAAGCCGCTGCGCAGCGACCCGGCCGCGGTCGCCGCCTACGCCGAACGCGCCGCCGCGCTGCGTTGGGACGAAGCGGCCGCCAAGAGCGTCGAACAGGCGCTGGACGCGCGCTGGGACGAGTCGCTGGCCGCGCTGTACGGGCGTTTGCCGGTGGGCCGTCTCGATGCGCGCCGTGCCGTGGCCGAGCGCTGGTTGCAGGCGCATCCGGCCAGCCCTGCATTGCTGCTTACCCTGGCGCGGCTTGCGCGCGCCCAGGGCCAGTGGCCGCAGGCGGAGCAGTACCTGCATCGCGCGCTGGCGCAGGGCGCCAACAGCGAGGCATGGGAAGAACTCGGCAGCGGTTTCGCCCAGGCCGGCGAGGAGAAGCTGGCGCGCCTGTGCTACGCCAACGCGCTCGCCGCCGCGCGCGGCGAGGCGACGCAGCCGCTGCCGGGACGCGACCTGCGTCAGACCATCTTCGATGAGGCTGTGGTGGAAGAGCGCGACGAGCACGGGGTGCCGCGCTTGCGCGGGTAA
- a CDS encoding uroporphyrinogen-III C-methyltransferase, whose product MSATPAPTTSPPARRSYGWVLWIIVALLLAAGAAWGWTQWQTRSERARAEQADAGQRLDALEGRIDTIRRDQRSQLQRLQQADATNRVLRDEVLGIGQRSALIEDTVSKLADPDRHGEQALRLDEAELLLGMAQQRLLIAGDLDGARRAYVLAGNVLDGIDDPAYLSLRQTLQQERAGLDALGTEPRVRAMAELDAFARTISAAPVEPQTTTATDAPWWRRAFATLVDVNPSDRTVAVQPSDRIAAVAGLQLEISLARAAAERRDEAGFRAALQRADGWLTRLWPPSKTLDSQRAQLREIGARELSLTLPTLGSTLQQLRQLRAAD is encoded by the coding sequence GTGTCCGCTACCCCCGCTCCGACGACCTCGCCGCCCGCCCGCCGTTCCTACGGTTGGGTGCTGTGGATCATCGTCGCGCTGCTGCTTGCCGCCGGCGCCGCGTGGGGCTGGACCCAGTGGCAGACACGCAGCGAGCGCGCGCGTGCGGAGCAGGCCGACGCCGGCCAACGCCTGGACGCGCTGGAGGGTCGCATCGATACGATCCGCCGCGATCAGCGTTCGCAGCTGCAGCGCCTGCAGCAGGCCGACGCGACCAACCGCGTGCTGCGCGATGAAGTGCTCGGCATCGGCCAGCGTTCGGCACTGATCGAAGACACCGTTTCCAAACTCGCCGATCCCGATCGCCACGGCGAACAAGCCCTGCGCCTGGACGAAGCCGAACTCCTGCTCGGCATGGCGCAGCAGCGCCTGCTCATCGCCGGCGACCTGGACGGCGCGCGCCGCGCCTATGTGCTGGCCGGCAACGTGCTCGACGGCATCGACGACCCCGCCTACCTCAGCCTGCGCCAGACATTGCAGCAGGAACGCGCCGGCCTCGACGCGCTTGGCACCGAGCCGCGCGTGCGCGCGATGGCCGAACTCGACGCGTTCGCGCGCACGATCAGCGCCGCGCCCGTGGAGCCGCAGACGACCACCGCGACCGACGCGCCGTGGTGGCGCCGCGCGTTCGCCACGCTCGTCGACGTGAACCCCAGCGATCGCACCGTCGCCGTGCAACCGTCCGATCGCATCGCCGCGGTGGCCGGTCTCCAGCTGGAAATTTCGCTTGCGCGTGCGGCGGCGGAGCGTCGCGACGAAGCCGGCTTCCGCGCCGCGCTGCAACGCGCCGACGGCTGGCTCACGCGCCTGTGGCCGCCATCGAAGACGCTCGACAGCCAGCGTGCGCAACTGCGCGAGATCGGTGCGCGCGAACTTTCACTCACGCTTCCGACACTGGGAAGCACACTGCAGCAACTGCGCCAGTTGCGCGCGGCGGATTGA